One Streptomyces sp. R28 DNA window includes the following coding sequences:
- a CDS encoding DUF5997 family protein, giving the protein MTSHQSTQTMKPATAAKKLGVYLEATPAEFQEGVVTRAELNALQAEPPQWLLDLRRDGPHPRPVVAAKLGVSIAGLARGGVTEPLTTEQIEALKQEQPEWLQKERATQADVRKEAARLKERNAERAAERP; this is encoded by the coding sequence ATGACGTCGCACCAAAGCACCCAGACCATGAAGCCCGCGACCGCGGCCAAGAAGCTGGGTGTCTACCTCGAAGCCACCCCCGCCGAATTCCAGGAGGGTGTCGTCACGCGCGCGGAACTGAACGCGCTGCAGGCGGAACCGCCGCAGTGGCTGCTCGACCTGCGACGCGACGGCCCGCACCCCCGCCCGGTGGTCGCGGCGAAGCTCGGCGTCTCCATCGCGGGCCTGGCCCGCGGCGGTGTCACGGAGCCCCTCACCACCGAGCAGATCGAGGCGCTGAAGCAGGAGCAGCCCGAGTGGCTGCAGAAGGAGCGCGCCACCCAGGCCGATGTCCGCAAGGAGGCGGCCCGTCTGAAGGAGCGGAACGCGGAGCGCGCCGCAGAGCGCCCCTGA
- a CDS encoding Dyp-type peroxidase translates to MPSSSMRLTDAQSQPVLSPPAPVAVFLVVTIEPGGEPEVRDLLAGLAGLVRAVGFPSPDGGLCCVAGVGSTAWDRLFGDPRPRELHPFKELEGSRHRAVSTPGDLLFHIRAARTDLCFALAAEIMKRLRDAVTVQDEVQAFAYFDSRNVLGFVDGTENPVGQAAAEAAVVGDEDPVFSGGSYAVVQKYLHDVDAWEALAVEAQEKVIGRSKLTNIELDVPGSHKDVNTVTGPDGEELEILRGAMPFGRPGHGEFGTYFIAYARTPGIPEAMMRKMFLGGPESGPDRILDYSRAVTGTLFFIPPVTFLESIQERSVTD, encoded by the coding sequence ATGCCGTCGTCGTCGATGCGGTTGACCGATGCACAGTCACAGCCGGTGCTCAGTCCGCCGGCGCCCGTCGCCGTCTTCCTGGTGGTCACCATCGAGCCGGGCGGCGAGCCCGAGGTGCGCGATCTGCTCGCCGGCCTCGCGGGGCTGGTACGGGCCGTCGGATTCCCCAGTCCCGACGGCGGCCTGTGCTGCGTCGCCGGAGTGGGGTCCACGGCGTGGGACCGGCTCTTCGGAGACCCGCGGCCCCGGGAGCTGCACCCCTTCAAGGAACTGGAAGGATCACGGCACCGCGCCGTGTCGACCCCCGGCGACCTGCTCTTCCACATCCGTGCCGCCCGCACGGACCTGTGCTTCGCCCTGGCCGCCGAGATCATGAAGCGGCTGCGCGACGCGGTCACCGTCCAGGACGAGGTCCAGGCATTCGCCTACTTCGACTCGCGCAACGTCCTCGGCTTCGTCGACGGCACCGAGAACCCGGTCGGCCAGGCGGCGGCCGAGGCGGCGGTCGTCGGGGACGAGGATCCCGTGTTCAGCGGCGGAAGCTACGCCGTCGTCCAGAAGTACCTGCACGACGTCGACGCCTGGGAGGCCCTGGCGGTCGAGGCCCAGGAGAAGGTGATCGGCCGCTCCAAGCTGACCAACATCGAACTCGACGTGCCCGGCTCCCACAAGGACGTGAACACGGTCACCGGCCCGGACGGGGAGGAGCTGGAGATACTGCGCGGCGCCATGCCGTTCGGCAGGCCCGGACACGGCGAGTTCGGCACGTACTTCATCGCCTACGCCCGGACGCCGGGGATACCGGAGGCCATGATGCGGAAGATGTTCCTGGGTGGCCCGGAATCCGGACCCGACCGCATCCTCGACTACTCGCGGGCCGTCACCGGAACCCTCTTCTTCATCCCGCCGGTCACCTTCCTGGAGTCGATTCAGGAACGGTCCGTGACGGACTGA
- a CDS encoding SRPBCC family protein — translation MTIDVSAERVIPLPPEQVAGYAMDWRHDPEWTQGIRTAELTREAEAGGFGVGAEVTRTAYFLGRRIDYVLRVASYDFPRLLDMVSVAGPMPMHVTYGFDPHPDGTLARIRVRGGDGGFYRLAAPLMARQVRSHIGKDLRDLQRRLTEPTV, via the coding sequence ATGACGATCGATGTATCGGCGGAGCGGGTGATCCCGCTCCCTCCCGAGCAGGTGGCCGGGTACGCCATGGACTGGCGCCACGACCCGGAGTGGACGCAGGGCATCCGGACGGCGGAGCTGACCCGCGAGGCCGAGGCGGGCGGCTTCGGGGTCGGCGCCGAGGTCACGCGGACGGCGTACTTCCTCGGCCGGCGCATCGACTACGTGCTGCGCGTGGCGTCGTACGACTTCCCGCGGCTGCTGGACATGGTGTCCGTGGCCGGTCCGATGCCGATGCACGTCACCTACGGCTTCGACCCGCACCCGGACGGCACCCTCGCCCGCATCCGGGTGCGCGGCGGCGACGGCGGCTTCTACCGGCTGGCGGCGCCGCTCATGGCCCGACAGGTCCGCTCCCACATCGGCAAGGACCTGCGCGACCTGCAGCGCAGGCTCACGGAGCCCACCGTTTGA
- a CDS encoding beta-L-arabinofuranosidase domain-containing protein has protein sequence MAPPLSRRSLLQAAALAAATPTVSFAATGRASAAVAGAQAAAAVQAAQTVAAAPSAWTVQPFALDEVALRPGIFAGKRQLMLDHGRGHDVNRLLQVFRANAGLSTGGAVAPGGWEGLDGEANGNLRGHYTGHFLSMLSQAYASTGDQAYADKIGIMVGALTEVREALRRDPRMLSVAGKFGTAQENVRGSYQYVDLPAAVLGGAPAITLSAWVKPTHSADWARVFDFGNNNTRYMYLAGRNANGVPRFALTTDGPGGEQGLDGTAALPLNQWSHLAVTISGSTGTLYVNGTAVARNTSMTLNPSALGTLANNWLGRSNFSGDPVFAGAYDEFNVWSRALTAGEITALQSDPASATAAGRGDLASYDFFETTGGTFADASGRGLTATLRRTWGGPSHPGFLAAYPETQFIELESMTSGDYTKVWAPYYTAHKILKGLLDAHLATDDARALDLASGMCDWMYSRLSKLPDATLQRMWGIFSSGEFGGIVETIVDLHSITGKAEHLALAKLFDLDRLIHACAANNDVLDGLHANQHIPIFTGYVRLYDATGESRYLTAAKNFWGMVVPQRMYGIGGTSTAEFWKARGVIAGTISDTNAETCCAYNLLKLSRMLFFHEQDPKYMDYYERALYNQVLGSKQDKADAEKPLVTYFIGLKPGHVRDYTPKQGTTCCEGTGMESATKYQDSVYFKKADGSALYVNLYSPSTLTWAAKGVTVTQRTDFPREQGSTITIGGGSTSFELKLRVPSWATGGFKVTVNGSAVGGTPAAGSYFTVSRTWRSGDTVRVTLPFRLRVEKALDDPSLQTLFYGPVNLVARNSSTDYLQLGLYRNAGLSGDLLPSLTPVSGKPLHYTLGGTEFAPFFEGTEDPTHAYFRRSEPRVILGTTDSGVANPAKSDGTTLLDEIWAGAPFSGKGALVSRVRSTVNAWVTAGLLSQADGRTVLRTAERATYAP, from the coding sequence ATGGCACCGCCCCTCTCCAGACGATCCCTTCTCCAAGCCGCGGCTCTGGCGGCGGCGACCCCCACGGTCTCGTTCGCGGCAACAGGCCGGGCCTCGGCCGCCGTTGCGGGGGCTCAGGCTGCGGCCGCCGTGCAGGCGGCGCAGACCGTGGCAGCCGCCCCGTCCGCCTGGACCGTCCAGCCCTTCGCCCTGGACGAGGTGGCCCTCAGGCCGGGCATCTTCGCCGGGAAGCGTCAGTTGATGCTCGATCACGGCCGGGGCCATGACGTGAACCGGCTCCTGCAGGTCTTCCGCGCCAATGCCGGGCTCTCCACGGGCGGCGCGGTGGCCCCGGGCGGCTGGGAGGGGCTGGACGGCGAGGCGAACGGCAATCTCCGCGGCCACTACACCGGCCACTTCCTGAGCATGCTGTCGCAGGCGTACGCGAGCACCGGGGACCAGGCCTACGCCGACAAGATCGGCATCATGGTCGGGGCGCTGACCGAGGTGCGTGAAGCGCTGCGCCGGGACCCTCGGATGCTGAGCGTCGCCGGGAAGTTCGGCACCGCCCAGGAGAACGTGCGCGGCTCGTACCAGTACGTGGACCTGCCGGCCGCCGTGCTCGGCGGTGCCCCGGCGATCACGTTGTCGGCCTGGGTGAAGCCCACCCACAGCGCCGACTGGGCCCGCGTCTTCGACTTCGGCAACAACAACACCCGGTACATGTATCTGGCCGGGCGCAATGCCAATGGCGTCCCCAGGTTCGCCCTCACCACCGACGGACCCGGCGGCGAGCAGGGGCTCGACGGCACCGCCGCACTGCCGCTGAACCAGTGGAGCCACCTCGCGGTGACGATCAGCGGCAGCACCGGCACGCTGTACGTCAACGGCACGGCCGTCGCCCGGAACACGTCGATGACCCTCAACCCCTCGGCGCTGGGCACCCTGGCGAACAACTGGCTCGGCCGCTCGAACTTCTCCGGCGATCCGGTGTTCGCGGGCGCCTACGACGAGTTCAACGTCTGGTCGCGGGCCCTGACCGCCGGCGAGATCACGGCGCTGCAGAGCGACCCGGCCTCCGCGACAGCGGCCGGCCGGGGCGACCTGGCGTCGTACGACTTCTTCGAGACCACCGGCGGCACGTTCGCGGACGCCTCCGGCCGCGGGCTGACCGCCACCCTGCGCCGCACCTGGGGCGGGCCCAGCCACCCCGGGTTCCTCGCCGCGTACCCGGAGACCCAGTTCATCGAACTGGAGTCGATGACCAGCGGGGACTACACCAAGGTGTGGGCGCCCTACTACACCGCGCACAAGATCCTCAAGGGCCTGCTGGACGCCCACCTCGCCACCGACGACGCCCGGGCCCTCGACCTCGCGTCCGGCATGTGCGACTGGATGTACTCACGGCTGTCGAAGCTGCCCGACGCCACCCTCCAGCGGATGTGGGGCATCTTCTCCAGCGGCGAGTTCGGCGGCATCGTCGAGACGATCGTCGACCTGCACTCGATCACCGGCAAGGCCGAACACCTCGCCCTGGCCAAGCTGTTCGACCTGGACAGGCTCATACACGCCTGCGCCGCGAACAACGACGTCCTGGACGGCCTGCACGCCAACCAGCACATCCCGATCTTCACCGGTTACGTCCGGCTGTACGACGCGACGGGCGAGAGCCGCTACCTCACGGCCGCGAAGAACTTCTGGGGCATGGTCGTCCCGCAGCGCATGTACGGCATCGGCGGGACGAGCACGGCCGAGTTCTGGAAGGCCCGCGGGGTCATCGCGGGCACGATCAGCGACACCAACGCCGAGACCTGCTGCGCGTACAACCTGCTCAAGCTGAGCCGGATGCTGTTCTTCCACGAGCAGGACCCGAAGTACATGGACTACTACGAGCGGGCGCTGTACAACCAGGTGCTCGGCTCCAAGCAGGACAAGGCCGACGCGGAGAAGCCGCTCGTCACGTACTTCATCGGCCTGAAGCCCGGGCACGTGCGCGACTACACGCCCAAGCAGGGCACGACCTGCTGCGAGGGCACCGGCATGGAGAGCGCCACGAAGTACCAGGACTCCGTGTACTTCAAGAAGGCCGACGGAAGTGCTCTGTACGTCAACCTGTACAGCCCGTCCACGCTGACCTGGGCCGCGAAGGGCGTCACGGTCACGCAGCGCACGGACTTCCCGAGGGAGCAGGGTTCCACGATCACCATCGGCGGGGGCAGCACGTCGTTCGAGCTGAAGCTGCGGGTACCGTCCTGGGCGACCGGCGGCTTCAAGGTGACCGTCAACGGCAGCGCGGTCGGCGGCACTCCGGCCGCGGGCAGCTACTTCACCGTGTCCCGGACCTGGCGCAGCGGCGACACCGTGCGCGTCACCCTGCCGTTCCGGCTCCGGGTCGAGAAGGCCCTCGACGATCCGTCCCTGCAGACCCTGTTCTACGGCCCGGTCAACCTGGTCGCCCGCAACTCCTCGACCGACTACCTCCAGTTGGGCCTGTACCGCAACGCCGGGCTCTCCGGCGATCTGCTGCCGTCCCTCACCCCGGTGTCCGGCAAACCGCTCCACTACACCCTGGGCGGCACCGAGTTCGCCCCCTTCTTCGAGGGCACCGAGGACCCGACGCACGCCTACTTCCGGCGCTCCGAACCCCGGGTGATCCTCGGCACCACCGACTCCGGCGTCGCCAATCCCGCGAAGTCCGACGGCACCACGCTCCTGGACGAGATCTGGGCCGGCGCACCCTTCAGCGGCAAGGGTGCGCTGGTCTCGCGTGTGCGGTCCACCGTGAACGCGTGGGTGACCGCGGGTCTGCTGAGCCAGGCGGACGGCCGGACGGTCCTGCGGACGGCGGAGCGGGCCACGTACGCCCCCTGA
- a CDS encoding ATP-binding protein — protein MSEGSGRLTEGGTRNVVGGQTVAGTVVQAGSIGQLHFHAAASPSAAETAASDAWVLGATGSCVWQHVQPGRDTGHHRRHVAAAATRLADMRDELERSLERDPWCDSRIATVFLDNIDWLLGEPSHGQDGLDLYPAEAALLVLFPLLHRVHYLRRAARLAEIRPWSLHPDPSAGPLREAYELFAEESDALVQRALREPEAEPLVGWWLCHRWLAQQEEFSEADSVPALLAELGESAAELGGALAADRVTVLLHALRRGPDVCHPEFLNLLPADDRVRCGPGHQQIRFQRVALLLALAYGMSVEMTALPDIVAEHLAIPYPVDLAELRRTLTAVEWGGSRDLPVLRAECRHEAVVEGLREYTERADTLLHAVRRTARERVNEAMPDLPTRLSAGGVLPSRGTFDGYARFRSDGRRVLDLAMGIELYKDRDLAVRELYQNALDACRYRRARQEYLDRTTGPSGAAYTGSISFVQDTDEEGRPYLDCRDDGIGMGEAELRGVFSHAGARFAEQLEFKLERARWEGLDPPVELYPNSRFGIGVLSYFMLAEEIRVTTCRMDADGVPGPVYEVSICGPGHLFRIVQTKARGREPGTRVRLYLRSDVEPESWSVIDVLERVLAIAEFPTAARKGGLSSDWEPGLLKERERPDRADTGLHAYGEQLPWAEDPRGAQVVWCQNGGALLVDGVVVEPTVRKGVFSATGLGLTGAVVNLRGPSAPDRLSVDRRHVLDDVTAAVRELLEEASGVLAEGAEGLPDFWWLNRVAQDSAALADVVDRALFSRGRELTFKGMEFGGPQTGYFPGDFTLVPREPREENTYGGGPWAHVDGDAPDHVYVWRLLARRPARALRKLSEVCPEIDDHRPVLRPTPSDQWLLLHDQQSADSPRWRRAPHALSDIAQSADTLQRSSRDVAAQLAALGFSDTDPRKWSPGAQLTTANSHAFRTQYGESLIREKPLDSADLMQAVARTTDSVAATAELLRDFGAEVPEQVVILCQAAEKDELLWRKPGSPARGCLDPDVVVPPGHIADASIRLGIPVAEVCRRLAAHGLRSDPARLPDHPTPQTLSLLSRNVTGESPWLDRARTPPPGHVLHAASELELEPTEVLARLAALGFALPEPFPADASLDDLSALDDEVYGEFLVPPGPLSYGSVFSGVQDLDDLRHKLRRLRAYGFDIALEVPRRPTSLDREILWEGSPFNWWFINTDDAVPFSQVILASRQLGDRPAAIAKRLHACNIATSHDSLPKGLSFSEALRLIRADELSEGDVPEAGNFPLQYLHKTALRKRTGIRHITSLLNQLGIPVPDPADTIRAALARVPRPPGS, from the coding sequence ATGTCAGAAGGGAGCGGCAGGTTGACGGAGGGCGGCACCCGCAACGTCGTGGGCGGGCAGACGGTTGCGGGAACGGTTGTCCAAGCCGGCTCGATCGGGCAGCTTCACTTCCACGCGGCCGCTTCGCCGTCGGCGGCCGAAACCGCCGCGTCGGACGCATGGGTGCTGGGGGCCACCGGCTCCTGTGTCTGGCAGCACGTGCAGCCCGGCCGGGACACCGGCCATCACCGTCGGCACGTCGCGGCTGCGGCGACCCGACTGGCCGACATGCGGGACGAGTTGGAACGTTCGCTGGAGCGAGATCCCTGGTGCGACTCGCGGATCGCGACCGTGTTCCTGGACAACATCGACTGGCTGCTCGGCGAGCCATCCCATGGCCAGGACGGCCTGGACCTCTACCCGGCCGAGGCGGCCCTCCTCGTCCTGTTCCCCCTCCTCCACCGGGTCCATTACCTGCGGCGGGCGGCACGGCTCGCGGAGATCCGTCCCTGGTCCCTGCACCCCGACCCGAGCGCCGGACCCCTCAGGGAGGCGTACGAGCTCTTCGCGGAGGAGAGTGACGCGCTCGTCCAGCGTGCCCTGCGGGAGCCGGAGGCCGAACCGCTCGTCGGCTGGTGGCTCTGCCACCGCTGGCTGGCCCAGCAGGAGGAGTTCTCGGAAGCCGACTCGGTCCCCGCCCTGCTGGCCGAACTGGGCGAGTCCGCAGCCGAGTTGGGCGGTGCGCTGGCCGCCGACCGGGTGACGGTCCTGCTGCACGCGCTGCGCCGGGGACCCGATGTGTGCCATCCGGAGTTCCTGAATCTGCTGCCCGCCGACGACCGCGTCCGCTGCGGCCCCGGTCATCAGCAGATCCGCTTCCAGCGTGTCGCCCTGCTGCTGGCCCTGGCGTACGGCATGTCCGTCGAGATGACGGCGCTGCCCGACATCGTCGCCGAGCACCTCGCCATCCCCTACCCGGTGGACCTCGCCGAGCTGCGCCGCACGCTCACGGCGGTGGAGTGGGGAGGCTCGCGCGATCTTCCCGTACTGCGCGCGGAGTGCCGTCACGAAGCGGTCGTCGAGGGACTGCGCGAGTACACGGAGCGGGCCGACACCCTGCTGCACGCGGTCCGGCGCACCGCCCGCGAACGCGTCAACGAGGCCATGCCGGACCTCCCGACCCGGCTGTCCGCCGGCGGCGTGCTGCCGAGCCGCGGCACCTTCGACGGGTACGCGAGGTTCCGCAGCGACGGGCGCCGGGTCCTCGATCTGGCGATGGGGATCGAGCTGTACAAGGACCGTGACCTGGCCGTCCGGGAGCTGTACCAGAACGCGCTCGACGCCTGCCGCTACCGGCGCGCCCGGCAGGAGTACCTCGACCGCACGACGGGCCCCTCCGGCGCGGCCTACACCGGCAGCATCTCGTTCGTCCAGGACACCGACGAGGAGGGCCGGCCGTATCTGGACTGCCGGGACGACGGCATCGGCATGGGAGAGGCCGAACTGCGCGGTGTCTTCTCCCACGCGGGGGCACGCTTCGCGGAGCAGCTGGAGTTCAAGCTGGAGCGGGCCCGGTGGGAGGGGCTGGATCCGCCGGTGGAGCTGTACCCGAACAGCCGGTTCGGGATCGGTGTGCTCAGCTACTTCATGCTCGCCGAGGAGATCCGGGTCACGACGTGCCGTATGGACGCCGACGGTGTTCCCGGGCCCGTGTACGAGGTGTCCATCTGCGGTCCGGGGCACCTCTTCCGCATCGTGCAGACCAAGGCGCGGGGGCGCGAACCGGGTACCCGCGTCCGGCTGTATCTGCGTTCCGATGTCGAACCGGAGAGCTGGTCCGTGATCGACGTCCTGGAACGGGTGCTCGCCATCGCGGAGTTCCCGACCGCTGCCCGCAAGGGCGGGCTGAGCAGTGACTGGGAGCCCGGACTGCTCAAGGAGCGGGAGCGGCCCGACCGGGCCGACACCGGACTCCACGCGTACGGCGAGCAGTTGCCCTGGGCCGAGGATCCCCGGGGCGCGCAGGTCGTCTGGTGCCAGAACGGCGGTGCGCTACTGGTCGACGGCGTGGTCGTCGAGCCGACCGTGCGCAAGGGGGTCTTCTCGGCGACGGGGCTCGGGCTGACCGGGGCGGTGGTGAACCTGCGCGGTCCGTCGGCTCCGGACAGGCTGTCGGTGGACCGCAGGCATGTGCTGGACGATGTGACCGCCGCGGTGCGGGAGTTACTGGAGGAGGCGAGCGGTGTTCTGGCGGAGGGCGCGGAGGGGCTGCCGGACTTCTGGTGGCTGAATCGTGTGGCTCAGGACAGCGCGGCGCTGGCGGACGTCGTGGACCGCGCGCTCTTCTCCCGCGGACGGGAACTCACCTTCAAGGGGATGGAGTTCGGTGGTCCACAGACCGGTTACTTTCCGGGAGACTTCACTCTCGTACCGAGGGAGCCGCGCGAAGAGAACACCTACGGTGGCGGTCCATGGGCTCACGTGGACGGGGACGCACCGGACCACGTGTACGTCTGGCGACTCCTCGCCCGCCGTCCTGCGCGCGCTCTTCGGAAGCTGTCGGAGGTCTGTCCGGAGATCGACGACCACCGTCCGGTCCTCCGGCCGACGCCCTCCGACCAGTGGCTGCTCCTGCACGACCAACAGAGCGCCGACTCACCAAGGTGGCGCCGTGCGCCCCACGCCCTGAGCGACATCGCACAGTCCGCCGACACGCTCCAGCGCTCTTCGCGTGACGTGGCCGCCCAGTTGGCCGCGCTGGGCTTTTCGGACACCGATCCCCGGAAATGGTCGCCCGGAGCGCAACTCACCACGGCGAACAGCCACGCCTTCAGGACGCAGTACGGTGAGAGCCTCATCCGGGAGAAGCCGCTCGACTCCGCCGACCTCATGCAAGCGGTGGCCCGTACCACCGACTCGGTCGCCGCGACGGCCGAACTTCTGCGGGACTTCGGGGCCGAGGTACCGGAGCAGGTGGTGATCTTGTGTCAGGCCGCAGAGAAGGACGAACTGCTCTGGCGGAAGCCGGGGAGCCCTGCCCGCGGCTGCCTGGATCCTGACGTCGTGGTGCCGCCGGGGCACATCGCGGACGCAAGCATCCGGCTCGGAATACCCGTAGCCGAGGTCTGCCGACGGCTCGCCGCCCACGGGCTGCGCAGCGACCCCGCCCGGCTGCCGGACCATCCGACGCCGCAGACCCTCTCCCTGCTGAGCCGGAACGTGACCGGTGAGTCTCCCTGGCTGGACCGGGCGCGGACACCACCCCCGGGCCATGTTCTGCACGCGGCGAGTGAACTCGAGCTGGAGCCGACGGAGGTACTGGCCAGGCTCGCCGCCCTCGGGTTCGCCCTGCCCGAACCGTTCCCCGCCGATGCCTCCTTGGACGACCTCTCGGCTCTTGACGACGAGGTCTACGGCGAGTTCCTCGTTCCTCCGGGGCCACTGTCCTACGGAAGCGTCTTCAGCGGCGTCCAGGACCTCGACGATCTTCGCCACAAGCTCCGCCGCCTGCGTGCCTACGGGTTCGACATCGCGCTGGAGGTGCCCCGTCGGCCCACCTCGCTGGACAGGGAAATACTGTGGGAGGGCAGCCCGTTCAACTGGTGGTTCATCAACACCGACGACGCGGTCCCCTTCAGCCAAGTCATCCTGGCCTCACGGCAGTTGGGCGACCGCCCCGCGGCGATCGCGAAGCGCCTGCACGCCTGCAACATCGCGACCTCGCACGACAGCCTCCCCAAAGGCCTCTCCTTCAGCGAGGCTTTGAGACTCATCCGCGCTGACGAACTGAGCGAGGGGGATGTTCCGGAGGCCGGTAACTTCCCACTCCAGTACCTGCACAAGACAGCCCTCCGCAAACGCACCGGCATCCGCCACATCACCTCCCTCCTGAACCAACTCGGCATCCCCGTCCCCGACCCGGCCGACACCATCAGAGCCGCCCTGGCGCGCGTGCCCCGCCCTCCCGGTTCCTGA
- a CDS encoding LysR family substrate-binding domain-containing protein — protein MTGSEAPRSSSEAAASFRLVYVPGVTPSKWVRTWNERFPEVPLTLHAATAAEASDLLGNGSADAGFVRLPVDRTLFSAIPLYTETTVVVVPKDHVITAVEEVTTDDLSDEVVFHPLDDVLDWERPPGQPAVERPATTADAVELVAAGVGLLVVPQSLARLHHRKDLTYRTLVDAPQSSIALSWPEEATTDLVEDFIGVVRGRTVNSTRGRTTSQTPAAPEQPKRKRPEGTGSPRRQPGTGRSPRGGSGGAKGTKGAKGTGRGKPRRRS, from the coding sequence GTGACAGGCTCGGAAGCACCTCGTTCGTCCTCGGAAGCAGCCGCTTCCTTCCGGCTCGTGTACGTCCCGGGAGTGACACCCTCGAAGTGGGTGCGGACCTGGAACGAGCGCTTCCCCGAGGTCCCCCTGACCCTCCACGCCGCCACTGCCGCCGAGGCGTCCGACCTGCTGGGGAACGGCTCCGCCGACGCCGGGTTCGTACGGCTCCCGGTCGACCGTACGCTCTTCAGCGCGATCCCCCTTTACACCGAGACCACGGTCGTCGTCGTCCCCAAGGACCACGTCATCACGGCGGTGGAGGAGGTGACCACGGACGACCTGTCCGACGAGGTCGTCTTCCACCCCCTCGACGACGTCCTCGACTGGGAGCGGCCGCCGGGGCAGCCCGCCGTCGAGCGCCCCGCGACCACCGCGGACGCCGTCGAGCTCGTCGCGGCGGGCGTCGGCCTGCTCGTCGTACCCCAGTCGCTGGCCCGTCTCCATCACCGCAAGGACCTCACCTACCGGACGCTCGTGGACGCCCCTCAGTCGAGCATCGCCCTGTCCTGGCCGGAGGAGGCGACCACCGACCTGGTCGAGGACTTCATCGGCGTCGTCCGCGGCCGCACGGTGAACAGCACCCGGGGCCGCACCACGTCCCAGACCCCGGCCGCCCCGGAGCAGCCGAAGCGCAAGCGCCCCGAAGGCACCGGCAGCCCCCGCCGTCAGCCCGGAACCGGCCGGAGCCCCCGCGGCGGCTCCGGCGGCGCCAAGGGAACCAAGGGAGCCAAGGGCACCGGCCGAGGCAAGCCCCGCCGCCGTTCGTAG